The following coding sequences lie in one Sesamum indicum cultivar Zhongzhi No. 13 linkage group LG9, S_indicum_v1.0, whole genome shotgun sequence genomic window:
- the LOC105170096 gene encoding putative pentatricopeptide repeat-containing protein At1g02420, whose protein sequence is MFKLLAQPLPLHSLLSSSTPLSRRYFSSIPQLQSHLSPSSQHDDVERIFRMMTTSSDPLSLKQFLRASQIPFTNDLVDRVLKRVRFSHSNPLSALEFYRITSRTKGFVHSPYSLDTMLYVLGRSRKFEEMWELLLETKKKYRSLITPRTAQVVLARVAKVCSVKQTVESFKRFKRLVSEFDVSCYNALFRTLCQEKSMSDARNVYHALKHEFRPNLQTFNILLSGWKSPEEAEAFFGEMRDMGVEPDVVSYNCLVDVYCKGREVEKAYKVITKMRDDGIDLDVITYTSLIGGLGLVGQPDKAREVLKEMREYGCYPDVAAYNAAIRNFCIAKRLGDAYNLMEEMEGKGLSPNATTYNVIFRSLYWANNLKSSWSLYLRMKATGCLPNTQSCMFLIRLLRRQEKVDMALELWNDMIDKGFGSYNLVSDVLFDLLCVLGKLEEAERCFLQMVDKGQKPSHVSFRRIKVLMELANKHEALTNLSEKMSAFGSAIQMNKNNVDELERPISDFISG, encoded by the coding sequence ATGTTTAAACTGCTGGCTCAGCCACTCCCGCTCCactctctcctctcttcttCAACGCCATTGTCACGAAGGTACTTTTCCTCAATCCCTCAACTGCAGTCCCACCTCTCCCCCTCATCGCAACACGATGACGTAGAGAGGATCTTTCGCATGATGACGACCTCTTCAGACCCTCTATCTTTAAAGCAATTCCTTAGAGCATCCCAAATCCCTTTTACAAATGACTTAGTAGACAGAGTGCTTAAACGGGTTCGCTTTTCGCATTCGAATCCGCTTTCCGCTTTGGAGTTCTACAGAATTACTTCAAGAACAAAAGGGTTTGTCCACAGCCCTTATTCTCTGGATACCATGCTGTATGTTCTTGGTAGGAGCCGTAAGTTTGAAGAAATGTGGGAGCTTCTGTTGgaaaccaagaaaaaatatcGATCTTTAATAACCCCAAGAACTGCACAAGTTGTTTTGGCTAGAGTGGCTAAGGTTTGTTCGGTTAAGCAGACGGTTGAGTCGTTTAAAAGGTTCAAGAGGCTTGTTTCAGAGTTTGATGTCAGTTGTTACAACGCATTATTTAGGACTTTGTGTCAGGAGAAGAGTATGAGCGATGCCAGGAATGTTTACCATGCTTTGAAGCATGAGTTTAGACCGAACTTGCAGACGTTTAATATCTTGTTGTCCGGGTGGAAATCACCAGAAGAGGCAGAGGCGTTTTTCGGTGAGATGAGGGATATGGGGGTTGAGCCGGATGTTGTGTCCTATAACTGTTTGGTGGATGTCTACTGTAAGGGAAGGGAAGTGGAGAAGGCATATAAGGTAATAACTAAAATGAGAGATGATGGGATCGATTTGGATGTGATTACATATACATCTTTGATTGGAGGGCTGGGGTTGGTGGGCCAACCTGATAAGGCGAGGGAGGTTTTGAAGGAGATGAGGGAGTATGGGTGTTATCCAGATGTTGCAGCTTATAATGCGGCAATCAGGAACTTTTGCATAGCAAAGAGGTTAGGGGATGCGTATAATTTGATGGAGGAGATGGAGGGAAAGGGGTTGAGCCCCAATGCAACAACTTATAACGTGATATTTCGCTCTCTATATTGGGCAAATAATTTGAAGAGCTCATGGAGCTTGTATTTGAGGATGAAGGCGACGGGGTGCTTGCCCAATACGCAGTCGTGTATGTTTCTGATTCGGTTGTTGAGGAGGCAAGAGAAGGTGGATATGGCGCTTGAGTTGTGGAATGATATGATCGACAAGGGATTTGGGTCATATAATTTGGTTTCAGatgttttatttgatttgctttGTGTCCTGGGGAAGTTAGAAGAGGCTGAGAGGTGTTTCTTGCAAATGGTGGATAAGGGGCAAAAGCCTAGTCATGTGTCCTTTAGAAGGATCAAGGTGCTTATGGAGTTGGCCAACAAGCATGAGGCTCTAACAAATTTGTCAGAGAAGATGTCTGCTTTTGGTTCAGCAATCCAGATGAACAAGAATAATGTAGATGAACTAGAAAGACCtatttctgattttatttctGGCTAA
- the LOC105170098 gene encoding lysosomal beta glucosidase-like codes for MKSRLTSIVPILGLLILFASWVGATTKNPNPAINTLYKDPTQPMSKRIKNLMKQMTLEEKIAQMAQLDRVAATPEIMRDFSIGSLLSGGGSWVHEGQTTIEWVDMVNSFQNGSLASRLGIPMIYGIDAVHGHNNVYRATIFPHNIGLGATRDPELVKRIGAATAREIRATGIPYAFAPCIAVCRDPRWGRCYESFSEDPKIVEEMTDIIEGLQGEIPPNSRKGVPYIGGQDKVVACAKHFVGDGGTKDGINENNTKADWHELLSIHMPGYYHSIKKGVSTIMISYSSLNGVKMHTNRNLITNFLKGALRFRGFVISDWQGVDKTTYPEHANYSDSLLKAIDAGIDMVMVPYNHTEFSSILVSHVKNNLIPMSRIDDAVRRILRIKFTMGLFENPMADYSRADKLGSQVHRDLAREAVRKSLVLLKNGENADSPILPLPKETSKILVAGKHANNLGLQCGGWTITWQGLDSKNLTAGTTILNAISNAVHPSTELVYSENPDPKFVKAENFSYAIVVVGEPPYSETAGDNQNLTIPEPGLSIMKNVCGSVKCVVVLISGRPLVVQPYLSSIDALVAAWLPGSEGQGVADVLFGEYGFSGKLPRTWFKTVDQLPMNVGDEHYDPLFPFGFGLTTKGIKG; via the exons ATGAAGTCAAGACTGACTAGCATAGTCCCAATCCTGGGACTCTTGATCCTATTCGCTTCATGGGTTGGAGCCACAACCAAGAATCCAAACCCGGCAATCAACACACTGTACAAGGACCCAACCCAGCCTATGAGCAAGAGGATAAAGAACCTCATGAAGCAGATGACACTGGAGGAGAAGATTGCACAAATGGCTCAGCTTGACCGTGTGGCAGCCACGCCGGAGATCATGAGAGACTTCTCCATTGGCAGCCTCCTTAGCGGTGGTGGGAGCTGGGTCCACGAGGGTCAAACGACGATTGAGTGGGTGGACATGGTGAACAGCTTCCAAAACGGGTCATTGGCTAGCAGACTTGGGATTCCTATGATTTATGGAATTGATGCTGTGCATGGCCATAATAATGTTTACAGGGCCACTATTTTTCCTCATAATATAGGCCTTGGTGCAACCAG AGACCCAGAGCTTGTGAAGAGGATTGGTGCTGCTACAGCTCGTGAAATTAGAGCAACAGGCATTCCCTATGCCTTTGCACCATGCATTGCA GTATGCCGAGATCCAAGATGGGGTAGATGCTACGAGAGTTTCAGTGAGGATCCCAAGATTGTAGAGGAAATGACAGATATTATTGAAGGTCTACAAGGAGAAATCCCTCCCAATTCAAGAAAGGGTGTACCTTACATCGGAGGACa GGACAAGGTTGTGGCTTGTGCAAAACACTTTGTTGGTGATGGTGGAACAAAAGATGGAATCAATGAGAACAATACAAAAGCAGATTGGCATGAACTGCTCAGCATTCATATGCCTGGATACTATCATTCTATCAAGAAGGGTGTTTCCACTATAATGATTTCTTATTCCAGTTTGAATGGAGTCAAAATGCACACAAATAGAAATCTCATCACAAATTTCCTCAAGGGCGCACTTAGATTCAGG GGATTTGTCATCTCAGATTGGCAAGGAGTAGACAAGACTACCTATCCGGAGCATGCCAACTATTCCGACTCACTGCTCAAAGCAATTGATGCTGGTATTGACATG GTGATGGTCCCATACAATCACACAGAATTCAGCAGCATACTGGTCTCCCATGTGAAGAACAACTTAATCCCAATGAGCAGGATTGATGATGCAGTGAGAAGGATCCTGAGGATCAAATTCACTATGGGTCTCTTTGAGAACCCTATGGCTGATTATAGTCGTGCTGATAAACTTGGAAGTCAG GTTCACAGAGATTTGGCAAGAGAGGCTGTGAGAAAATCACTTGTGCTCTTAAAGAACGGAGAAAATGCCGATAGCCCCATCCTTCCACTTCCTAAAGAGACATCCAAAATCTTAGTTGCAGGAAAACACGCCAACAACCTCGGATTACAGTGCGGTGGTTGGACAATTACTTGGCAGGGACTCGATAGCAAAAACCTTACTGCTG GAACAACAATACTAAATGCAATCTCAAATGCGGTCCATCCCAGCACAGAACTAGTTTACAGTGAAAACCCTGATCCTAAATTTGTAAAGGCCGAGAATTTTTCCTATGCCATTGTGGTTGTAGGTGAACCCCCTTATAGTGAAACTGCTGGGGACAACCAGAATCTTACTATTCCTGAACCAGGTCTGAGCATAATGAAAAATGTTTGTGGGAGTGTTAAGTGTGTTGTGGTTTTGATTTCTGGGCGGCCCTTGGTGGTTCAGCCCTATCTTTCATCAATAGATGCTCTTGTGGCTGCATGGCTACCTGGATCTGAAGGCCAAGGGGTAGCTGATGTGTTATTTGGTGAATATGGGTTCAGCGGGAAGTTGCCAAGAACTTGGTTCAAGACGGTCGACCAATTGCCCATGAATGTTGGTGATGAACACTATGATCCACTTTTCCCATTTGGCTTTGGACTCACCACGAAAGGCATTAAAGGTTAA
- the LOC105170099 gene encoding uncharacterized protein LOC105170099, translating to MGVERMRRFSRPMMFLMILCLSAAFTEAEYLKYKDPKQPLNVRIKDLMGRMTLEEKIGQMTQIERKIASPDVMKKYFIGSVLSGGGSVPAPKASAEAWVNMVNDLQKGALSTRLGIPMIYGIDAVHGHNNVYKATIFPHNVGLGATRDPELVKRIGAATALEVRATGIQYAFAPCIAVCRDPRWGRCYESYSEDHKIVQAMTELIPGLQGDLPANSRKGVPFVAGKTKVAACAKHFVGDGGTVRGIDENNTVIDYKGLLSIHMPAYLDSIRKGVATVMVSYSSWNGKKMHANQDLVTGFLKNKLKFRGFVISDWQGIDRITDPPHANYTYSVQEGILAGIDMIMLPEDFTAFIDDLTLQVKNNIIPMSRINDAVRRVLRVKFVMGLFEDPLADPSLANQLGSQEHRELAREAVRKSLVLLKNGKSAKNPLLPLPKKAPKILVAGTHADNLGYQCGGWTIEWQGVHGNDLTVGTTILGAVKETVDPSTQVVYMENPDANFVKTNGFSYAIVVVGELPYAEMFGDSTNLTMIEPGPSTIRNVCGAVKCVVVVVSGRPIVLEPYVSQVDAVVAAWLPGTEGLGVTDALFGNYGFTGKLARTWFKSVDQLPMNVGDSHYDPLFPFGFGLTTQPTKNTEMSK from the exons ATGGGGGTGGAAAGAATGAGGAGATTCTCAAGGCCCATGATGTTCTTGATGATTCTATGCTTGTCGGCTGCATTTACAGAAGCAGAGTACCTGAAATACAAAGACCCCAAACAGCCCTTGAATGTTAGAATCAAAGACTTGATGGGGAGGATGACCCTTGAAGAAAAGATTGGACAAATGACTCAGATTGAGAGGAAGATAGCCTCCCCTGATGTCATGAAGAAATATTTCATTG GGAGTGTGCTGAGTGGAGGAGGAAGTGTTCCAGCCCCCAAGGCTTCTGCTGAGGCCTGGGTGAATATGGTGAATGATCTTCAGAAGGGGGCTCTTTCGACCCGCCTCGGAATTCCTATGATTTATGGGATTGACGCTGTTCATGGCCACAACAATGTGTACAAGGCTACCATTTTTCCTCACAATGTTGGACTTGGGGCCACCAG AGATCCAGAACTCGTGAAGAGGATTGGAGCTGCCACTGCACTTGAAGTCAGGGCCACAGGAATTCAATATGCTTTTGCTCCCTGCATTGCT GTCTGTCGGGATCCAAGATGGGGTCGCTGTTATGAAAGCTACAGTGAAGACCATAAGATTGTTCAAGCAATGACTGAGCTCATACCTGGTTTACAGGGTGATCTCCCAGCTAACTCACGCAAGGGTGTTCCCTTTGTTGCTGGAAA GACAAAAGTTGCAGCTTGCGCAAAGCATTTTGTGGGAGACGGTGGCACAGTCAGGGGCATCGATGAAAACAATACAGTGATAGATTATAAAGGGTTGCTTAGCATCCACATGCCTGCATACTTGGACTCGATTAGGAAGGGAGTTGCCACTGTTATGGTGTCTTACTCAAGCTGGAACGGCAAGAAAATGCATGCCAACCAGGATCTTGTCACTGGCTTCCTCAAGAACAAACTCAAGTTCAGG GGTTTCGTCATATCAGACTGGCAGGGCATCGACAGAATAACAGATCCCCCCCATGCTAACTACACTTATTCTGTTCAAGAAGGAATTCTTGCAGGAATTGACATG ATTATGCTTCCTGAGGACTTCACAGCGTTTATCGATGATCTGACTCTCCAAGTGAAAAACAACATCATCCCGATGAGCAGGATCAATGATGCTGTACGAAGGGTACTAAGGGTTAAGTTCGTTATGGGTCTGTTTGAGGATCCGTTAGCTGATCCTAGCTTAGCAAACCAACTCGGCAGCCAG GAACATAGAGAATTGGCAAGGGAAGCAGTGAGGAAATCTCTTGTCCTTTTGAAGAATGGCAAAAGTGCTAAAAATCCATTGCTTCCCCTTCCAAAGAAAGCTCCAAAGATACTAGTTGCCGGAACCCATGCCGATAATTTGGGTTACCAGTGTGGAGGGTGGACAATAGAGTGGCAGGGTGTTCATGGCAATGACCTCACAGTCG GAACTACAATCTTAGGTGCTGTGAAGGAGACGGTCGACCCCTCGACACAAGTTGTCTACATGGAGAATCCAGATGCAAACTTTGTCAAGACAAATGGATTTTCATATGCTATTGTTGTCGTGGGTGAGCTCCCGTATGCAGAAATGTTTGGTGACAGCACAAACCTAACAATGATCGAACCTGGTCCGAGCACTATCAGAAATGTGTGTGGGGCTGTGAAATGTGTTGTGGTCGTCGTATCAGGCAGGCCGATAGTTCTCGAGCCTTACGTTTCACAAGTAGATGCAGTTGTGGCTGCATGGCTTCCGGGAACTGAAGGGCTGGGAGTGACTGATGCCCTGTTTGGCAACTATGGTTTTACAGGAAAGCTGGCTAGAACTTGGTTCAAATCAGTGGACCAGCTCCCCATGAATGTTGGAGATTCACACTATGATCCACTTTTCCCATTTGGGTTTGGGCTGACAACTCAGCCCACCAAAAACACTGAAATGTCCAAGTAA